One genomic segment of Rhizobium viscosum includes these proteins:
- a CDS encoding endonuclease/exonuclease/phosphatase family protein: MSLRLATFNVENLLTRFDFTGYRNQLRQDRVIKLFEVNNEGVYQQLEQARVIASTDDTRQMTALAIADADADILCLQEIDNMAALQAFEYGYLYRMVGNGYRQKYLVEGNDSRGIDVAVLMREETRDGQKIELRDIKSHAMVTYRDFDLFDEEIAKTNRLDDKIFKRDCLELDLRIGGVPMTLYVVHFKSMGNPREGLDGRQSTLPIRRAEACAVRRIIEDRFGAGHTAKKNFVICGDMNDYQERVDVIGRRGTGYRFEHQDEAESALDVFSQDGFAENVVRRREPLDRWTLYHSRGPEEQWLCQLDYLWLSPALAAANAKRIPEIIRHGQPYRTIFPPGQQVERYPRTGWDRPKASDHCPVVMTLDLL, translated from the coding sequence ATGTCGCTTCGCCTTGCCACGTTCAATGTCGAAAACCTGCTCACCCGCTTCGATTTCACGGGCTATCGCAACCAACTCCGGCAGGACCGCGTCATCAAACTCTTCGAGGTCAACAACGAAGGCGTCTACCAGCAGCTGGAGCAGGCGCGGGTGATCGCCTCGACCGACGATACCAGGCAAATGACGGCGCTCGCGATTGCCGATGCGGATGCCGATATTCTCTGCCTGCAGGAAATCGACAACATGGCCGCCCTGCAGGCCTTCGAATATGGCTATCTTTACCGCATGGTCGGCAATGGCTACCGGCAGAAATACCTGGTCGAGGGCAATGACAGCCGCGGTATCGACGTGGCGGTGCTGATGCGCGAGGAAACGCGCGACGGGCAGAAGATCGAGCTCAGGGATATCAAGAGCCACGCGATGGTGACCTATCGCGATTTCGATCTCTTCGACGAGGAGATAGCCAAGACCAATCGGCTCGACGATAAGATCTTCAAGCGCGACTGCCTGGAGCTGGATTTGAGGATCGGCGGTGTGCCGATGACGCTCTATGTCGTGCATTTCAAATCGATGGGCAATCCGCGCGAAGGGCTGGACGGGCGGCAATCGACCCTGCCGATCCGCCGGGCGGAAGCGTGCGCAGTTCGCCGCATCATCGAGGACAGGTTCGGCGCCGGCCATACTGCGAAAAAAAACTTCGTCATCTGCGGCGACATGAACGATTATCAGGAGCGGGTCGATGTCATCGGACGGCGCGGCACCGGCTACCGGTTCGAACATCAGGACGAGGCCGAAAGTGCGCTCGATGTCTTCAGCCAGGACGGATTTGCCGAAAATGTCGTGCGCCGCCGCGAGCCGCTCGACCGCTGGACGCTCTATCATTCGCGCGGGCCGGAGGAGCAGTGGCTCTGCCAGCTCGACTATCTCTGGCTGTCGCCGGCGCTTGCCGCGGCCAATGCGAAGCGCATCCCGGAAATCATCCGCCACGGACAGCCTTACCGCACCATCTTCCCGCCGGGGCAGCAGGTGGAGCGTTACCCACGCACCGGCTGGGACAGGCCGAAGGCATCCGACCATTGCCCCGTCGTCATGACATTGGATCTCTTATGA
- a CDS encoding NUDIX hydrolase has product MTLRFSETFSEDLSAFPPERTVFPIAGADLRVLEGDHPLVVANRPAIRENWEREIAANPALFDGRLVLQHRLKLSETGIAGEAYIAPFSAFMWWRRQPDRKGAIHLFSYPVLESSDGALVAIRMGAHTANPGQVYFAAGSLEPEDVVDGRCDIDSNMRREVMEETGLDLDKAIVGERLHAGHVRGSVSLFKLFRFDMTADEMVDSISAHMLVAEDKEISGAVAIRSADPAAQPYNVAMLPIIDWYFNR; this is encoded by the coding sequence ATGACACTTCGCTTTTCAGAGACTTTTTCAGAAGACCTTTCCGCCTTTCCGCCGGAACGCACGGTCTTTCCCATTGCCGGCGCCGATCTGCGCGTACTCGAGGGTGATCATCCGCTGGTCGTCGCCAACAGGCCGGCAATACGCGAGAACTGGGAGCGGGAAATCGCTGCCAATCCGGCGCTCTTCGATGGTCGGCTGGTGTTGCAGCACCGGCTGAAACTGTCCGAAACCGGAATAGCGGGTGAGGCCTATATTGCGCCTTTCTCGGCCTTCATGTGGTGGCGGCGCCAGCCGGACCGGAAGGGCGCCATTCATCTCTTTTCCTATCCGGTGCTTGAATCCTCCGATGGGGCGCTGGTCGCTATCCGCATGGGGGCGCATACGGCCAATCCGGGTCAGGTCTATTTCGCCGCCGGCTCTCTGGAACCGGAAGATGTCGTGGACGGGCGTTGCGATATCGACAGCAATATGCGCCGCGAAGTGATGGAGGAGACGGGCCTGGATCTCGACAAGGCCATCGTGGGCGAGAGGCTCCATGCGGGCCATGTGCGCGGTTCCGTCTCGCTGTTCAAGCTCTTCCGCTTCGACATGACGGCCGATGAGATGGTCGATTCGATCAGCGCGCATATGTTGGTTGCCGAAGACAAGGAAATATCGGGCGCAGTCGCAATCCGCTCTGCCGACCCGGCCGCGCAGCCGTATAACGTCGCCATGCTTCCGATCATCGACTGGTATTTCAACAGGTAA
- a CDS encoding PhzF family phenazine biosynthesis protein codes for MALSYSVYDVFTDTKLAGNPLAVIFDGQGLGDEAMQAIARETNLSETVFVQPADNPTYTARIRIFTPGRELPFAGHPTVGTAIALAERAHGAATLDLVSVLEENVGPVRCAVRLRDGEASFAEFDLPRKSQQIPLPLDKLGIADAFSLKTTEIGFENHVPSIWSAGVPFLMVPVHDVGAAERLEFDPQLWEKTVPFVDGALASAYIYCRGGVNHVAKFHARMFGSGMGVSEDPATGSAAAALSGAINHFDRLTDGHHPVLIEQGVEMGRPSFIHLHMDIEGGAISNARIGGQAVRIATGTLDL; via the coding sequence GTGGCGTTAAGCTACAGCGTCTATGACGTGTTCACCGACACCAAACTTGCCGGCAATCCGCTGGCCGTGATCTTCGATGGACAAGGCCTCGGGGACGAGGCGATGCAGGCAATTGCCCGGGAAACCAATCTCTCCGAGACGGTTTTCGTGCAGCCGGCGGATAATCCCACCTATACGGCACGCATCCGCATTTTCACGCCCGGCCGCGAATTGCCCTTTGCCGGCCATCCGACCGTTGGTACGGCGATCGCGCTGGCTGAGCGGGCGCATGGGGCTGCCACCCTCGATCTGGTTTCGGTGCTCGAAGAAAATGTCGGCCCGGTGCGCTGTGCTGTCCGGCTCCGCGACGGCGAAGCGAGCTTTGCCGAATTCGACCTGCCGCGGAAATCCCAACAGATACCATTGCCGCTCGACAAGCTCGGCATTGCAGACGCGTTTTCGCTGAAAACCACCGAGATCGGTTTCGAGAATCACGTGCCGTCGATCTGGAGTGCCGGCGTTCCCTTCCTGATGGTGCCGGTCCACGACGTCGGCGCGGCGGAGCGCCTGGAATTCGACCCGCAGCTCTGGGAAAAGACGGTGCCCTTCGTCGATGGTGCGCTCGCCTCGGCCTATATCTACTGCCGCGGCGGCGTGAACCATGTCGCCAAGTTCCATGCCCGCATGTTTGGAAGCGGTATGGGCGTTTCCGAAGACCCGGCCACAGGCTCGGCAGCCGCCGCTCTTTCGGGCGCGATCAACCATTTCGACCGGCTGACGGACGGACATCATCCTGTTCTCATCGAACAGGGCGTGGAAATGGGCCGTCCGTCCTTCATCCACCTGCATATGGATATCGAAGGCGGGGCGATTTCGAATGCCCGGATCGGCGGTCAGGCGGTGCGGATTGCAACCGGCACGCTCGACCTTTGA
- a CDS encoding O-methyltransferase, giving the protein MSDDKQNNLGEHRLDEKVLNVLGAYHQRIDEERGTLRQEAPGGRDGGQDQRMRAVGPETGRFLNILVRSLTAPTILELGTSFGYSGIWLAEAARATGGRLITMEVHGYKSAHAQTMAERAGLAEHIDFRVGDAIAMIRELRSKVDFVLVDLWKDLYVPCLEAFYPKLNAGAIIIADNMIYPVTEDVKLYARAIRAKPGITSVLLPIGSGLEVSRYEP; this is encoded by the coding sequence ATGAGCGATGACAAACAGAACAATCTCGGCGAACATCGGCTGGATGAGAAGGTGCTCAACGTGCTCGGTGCCTATCACCAGCGGATCGACGAGGAGCGCGGAACACTACGCCAGGAGGCGCCGGGCGGACGCGATGGCGGGCAGGATCAGCGGATGCGGGCGGTCGGCCCGGAGACGGGGCGGTTCCTCAACATTCTCGTCCGAAGCCTGACTGCGCCGACCATTCTCGAGCTCGGCACCTCCTTCGGCTATTCCGGCATCTGGCTCGCCGAAGCTGCACGTGCGACCGGCGGGCGACTGATCACCATGGAAGTGCATGGCTATAAGTCCGCCCATGCGCAGACGATGGCCGAGAGGGCCGGCCTTGCCGAACATATCGATTTCCGGGTGGGCGATGCGATTGCGATGATCCGCGAATTGCGGAGCAAAGTGGATTTCGTGCTCGTCGATCTCTGGAAGGATCTCTACGTGCCGTGCCTCGAAGCCTTCTATCCGAAGCTCAATGCGGGCGCGATCATCATTGCCGACAACATGATTTATCCTGTGACCGAAGACGTGAAGCTCTATGCCCGGGCCATTCGCGCCAAGCCGGGGATTACCAGCGTGCTGCTGCCGATCGGATCGGGGCTGGAGGTCAGCCGGTACGAACCCTGA
- a CDS encoding glycosyltransferase family 2 protein — MGKSVDGADVKTKLSIVAPCYNEAEGLGEFCRRAKAAAEAAAGQSFEIILVDDGSSDGTWGVISGLAADIPQVLGVKLLRNHGHQLAATSGLAVARGERVLLIDADLQDPPELLAEMMAIMDQGADVVYGQRSERKGETKFKLITASVFYRLLTRLTSISIPQDTGDFRLMKARIVHILLNMPERHRFIRGMVSWIGGKQVALQYTRDARYAGSTKYPLKKMIRFAIDAITSFSIIPLRVSAWMGLISAVFAVGLLIYTLVQWFEGNVITGWSSIMAAVSALSAIQLIALGTLGEYVGRLVQEHKRRPMFLIDCVVQGEVTSELPDDFSELDTASRRSELGKLSAASVTAKPIEVVVGR, encoded by the coding sequence ATGGGCAAATCCGTTGATGGTGCTGACGTGAAGACGAAGCTTTCCATCGTCGCGCCCTGTTACAACGAAGCCGAAGGTTTGGGCGAATTCTGCCGGCGGGCGAAGGCGGCGGCGGAGGCGGCTGCCGGCCAATCCTTCGAGATCATCCTCGTCGACGACGGCTCCAGCGACGGGACGTGGGGCGTCATATCGGGGCTTGCGGCAGACATTCCGCAGGTGCTCGGCGTCAAGCTTCTGCGCAATCACGGCCACCAACTCGCCGCGACCTCCGGCCTTGCGGTGGCGCGCGGCGAGCGCGTCCTGCTCATCGATGCCGATCTGCAGGATCCGCCGGAACTGCTGGCCGAGATGATGGCGATCATGGATCAGGGCGCCGATGTCGTTTACGGGCAGCGCAGCGAGCGGAAGGGCGAGACGAAATTCAAGCTCATCACCGCCTCCGTCTTCTACCGGCTGCTGACTCGGCTTACCTCCATCTCGATCCCGCAGGATACCGGCGATTTCCGGCTGATGAAGGCGCGCATCGTCCATATCCTGCTCAACATGCCGGAGCGGCACCGTTTCATCCGCGGTATGGTGAGCTGGATCGGGGGAAAGCAGGTGGCGCTGCAATATACGCGCGATGCCCGCTATGCCGGCTCGACGAAATATCCGCTGAAGAAGATGATCCGCTTCGCGATCGATGCGATCACCAGCTTCTCGATCATTCCGCTGCGCGTCAGCGCGTGGATGGGCCTTATCTCGGCCGTCTTTGCAGTGGGGCTTTTGATCTATACGCTCGTGCAATGGTTCGAGGGCAATGTCATTACCGGCTGGTCGAGCATCATGGCTGCCGTATCGGCCTTGAGCGCCATCCAGCTGATTGCGCTCGGTACGCTCGGCGAATATGTGGGCCGCCTCGTGCAGGAACATAAGCGCCGGCCGATGTTCCTGATCGACTGCGTGGTGCAGGGTGAGGTCACGTCCGAATTGCCCGACGACTTCTCCGAACTCGATACCGCCAGCCGCAGGTCTGAACTCGGCAAGCTTTCGGCGGCAAGCGTCACCGCGAAGCCGATCGAGGTGGTTGTTGGCCGCTGA
- a CDS encoding MFS transporter: MTAVQTSENIDEAASVRQAKIVALVVAVSFFMQILDGTIVTTSLPQMAMSFGVQPVAMSIGITVYMLTTAAFIPLSGWLGDRFGARRVFLTSIAVFTVASLFCGLSGSLTEFIIARAVQGVGSALMTPVGRIIVLKNARKSELVQAIALITWPALTAPVVGPVLGSFITTYASWHWNFLINIPIGMIGIALVLRFVPEQREESVGPLDIKGFFLSAAGLTLLLAGLELSVKWQGGFLPLVVLLGAGIAFSVMAMRHFRRVDNPLLDLAAFRVRTFSMTTLSAGTACRTAINATPFLLPLLFQLGFGLSSIAAGTYLLVYFLGNLSMKTVTTPLLRLFGFRNVLFFNGVIAAGSIVACGFLTPDTPEVVISALLFIAGLSRSMEFTALNTLSFADIGPSQRSSASTLSSMLQQMSMLLGVAVAAAVLNISTGFRGAANPVLGDFRWAFFVVGMIGFLSCLRFLQLSADAGAEVSHHRRFQKS, encoded by the coding sequence ATGACTGCAGTTCAGACGAGTGAGAACATAGATGAGGCGGCAAGCGTCCGCCAGGCGAAGATCGTAGCGCTCGTCGTTGCCGTTTCCTTCTTCATGCAGATCCTCGACGGCACGATCGTCACCACTTCGCTGCCCCAGATGGCGATGAGCTTCGGCGTGCAGCCGGTCGCCATGAGCATCGGCATCACCGTCTATATGCTCACGACGGCGGCCTTCATTCCGCTTTCGGGCTGGCTCGGCGACCGGTTTGGGGCGCGACGTGTCTTCCTCACGTCCATTGCCGTCTTCACTGTGGCATCCCTGTTCTGCGGCCTGTCGGGAAGCCTCACCGAATTCATCATTGCGCGTGCGGTGCAGGGCGTGGGCAGTGCGCTGATGACGCCGGTCGGGCGCATCATCGTGCTCAAAAACGCCCGAAAGTCCGAGCTGGTGCAGGCGATCGCGCTGATCACCTGGCCGGCGCTGACAGCTCCCGTCGTCGGCCCCGTGCTCGGCAGCTTCATCACCACCTATGCCAGCTGGCACTGGAATTTCCTGATCAACATCCCGATCGGCATGATCGGCATCGCGCTGGTGCTGCGCTTCGTGCCGGAGCAGCGCGAAGAGAGCGTCGGGCCGCTCGATATCAAGGGCTTTTTCCTGAGTGCGGCCGGGCTGACGCTGCTGCTTGCCGGGCTCGAACTATCAGTCAAATGGCAGGGCGGTTTTCTGCCGCTCGTCGTGCTGCTTGGTGCCGGTATCGCGTTTTCCGTCATGGCGATGCGGCACTTCCGGCGGGTCGACAATCCGCTGCTCGATCTCGCCGCCTTCAGGGTGCGGACTTTCTCGATGACGACGCTATCGGCGGGTACGGCCTGCCGCACGGCGATCAATGCGACGCCCTTCCTGTTGCCGCTGCTCTTCCAGCTGGGTTTTGGCCTGAGCTCGATTGCCGCCGGCACCTATCTCCTGGTCTATTTCCTCGGCAATCTCAGCATGAAGACGGTGACGACGCCGCTCTTGCGGCTTTTCGGCTTCCGCAACGTGCTCTTCTTCAATGGTGTCATCGCAGCCGGCTCGATCGTCGCCTGCGGCTTTCTGACACCTGATACCCCCGAGGTCGTCATCTCGGCGCTGCTATTCATTGCCGGGCTTTCCCGGTCGATGGAGTTTACGGCCCTCAACACGCTGTCTTTTGCCGATATTGGTCCATCGCAGAGAAGTTCGGCTTCGACGCTGTCGAGCATGCTGCAGCAGATGTCCATGCTGCTCGGCGTTGCCGTCGCGGCTGCCGTGCTCAACATTTCCACAGGGTTTCGCGGTGCTGCGAACCCTGTTCTCGGTGATTTCCGCTGGGCGTTCTTCGTGGTTGGCATGATCGGCTTTTTGTCCTGCCTGCGCTTCCTGCAGCTTTCAGCCGATGCGGGTGCCGAAGTTTCACACCACCGCCGCTTTCAAAAAAGCTGA
- a CDS encoding sensor histidine kinase: MSESSGDTGEATRILYIDDDEELALLMRKNLGRRGFKLEWASDGATGLAMLAEGGIEAVVLDHFLKAETGLDILPRITAMPDHPPVIYATGSGDTSIAVAALKAGADDYVLKGVSPDYFDLLAAALEQGLERARFRRDTAQAQEVIRQQRDHAEMLLAEVNHRIANSLGLVGALIRMQSSMTSDQVAIDALQETQMRINAIASVHRRLYTNRQVGTVQVDEYLSSLLTELEASMRDEKRPHRVVLTSQPVNLATDKVITLGLIVSELVTNAFKYAYSDGSPGEINVIVEQDSDVLRVTVEDGGRGFDPLSPAKGTGLGTKILNAMAASLKAELVYDGQHSGTRAMLVFTAN, translated from the coding sequence ATGAGCGAGTCCAGCGGCGATACGGGTGAAGCGACCCGTATCCTCTATATCGATGACGACGAGGAGCTTGCGCTGCTGATGCGGAAGAATCTCGGCCGTCGCGGCTTTAAGCTCGAATGGGCGAGCGACGGAGCGACCGGCCTTGCGATGCTTGCCGAAGGCGGTATCGAAGCCGTCGTTCTCGATCATTTCCTGAAGGCCGAAACCGGGCTCGATATCCTGCCGCGCATCACGGCGATGCCCGATCATCCGCCTGTCATCTACGCCACCGGTTCCGGCGATACGAGCATTGCGGTCGCAGCGCTGAAGGCCGGCGCGGATGACTATGTTCTGAAGGGCGTTTCGCCTGATTATTTCGATCTTCTGGCCGCGGCACTCGAACAGGGGCTGGAGCGGGCGCGCTTCCGCCGCGATACGGCGCAGGCGCAGGAGGTGATCCGCCAGCAGCGCGACCATGCGGAAATGCTGCTTGCCGAAGTCAATCACCGCATCGCCAACAGCCTCGGCCTTGTCGGCGCGCTGATCCGCATGCAATCCTCCATGACCAGCGACCAGGTGGCGATCGACGCGCTGCAGGAAACGCAGATGCGCATCAATGCGATCGCCAGCGTCCATCGCCGCCTCTACACCAACCGGCAGGTCGGTACGGTGCAGGTGGATGAGTATCTCAGCAGCCTCCTGACCGAGCTCGAAGCCTCGATGCGCGACGAAAAACGGCCGCATCGCGTGGTGCTGACCTCCCAGCCCGTCAATCTGGCGACCGACAAGGTCATCACGCTCGGCCTCATCGTCAGCGAGCTCGTCACCAATGCCTTCAAATATGCCTATTCGGATGGCAGCCCGGGCGAGATCAATGTTATCGTCGAGCAGGATAGCGATGTGCTCAGGGTCACTGTTGAAGACGGCGGCCGGGGTTTCGACCCCTTGAGCCCGGCGAAGGGAACCGGTCTCGGCACGAAGATATTGAACGCAATGGCGGCCAGCCTGAAAGCCGAACTTGTCTATGACGGGCAGCACAGCGGTACGAGAGCCATGCTCGTCTTTACCGCCAACTAA
- a CDS encoding DUF924 family protein, which translates to MNTDIVCTPGEVYDFWFVRCSRKEWFGSTAELDEEIRARFRATHLSLALEVPEEWRLSPESRLAAVIVLDQFPRNIYRATPLAFATDGLALREAKMALAVGADQAIEDIRRTFFYMPFEHAEDLVEQDRSVALFTALGDEEFRDYALRHRDVIATYGRFPHRNAVIGRPSSEAELAYLALPGSGF; encoded by the coding sequence ATGAACACGGATATCGTCTGCACGCCCGGCGAAGTCTATGATTTCTGGTTCGTCCGCTGCAGCCGGAAGGAATGGTTCGGCTCGACCGCCGAACTGGACGAGGAAATCCGGGCGCGGTTTCGCGCAACCCACCTGTCGCTTGCCCTTGAGGTCCCCGAGGAATGGCGCTTGAGCCCCGAAAGCCGGCTTGCCGCAGTGATCGTGCTCGACCAGTTTCCACGCAACATCTACCGGGCGACACCACTTGCCTTTGCGACCGATGGACTGGCGCTGCGCGAGGCGAAGATGGCGCTTGCCGTCGGTGCCGATCAGGCCATCGAGGACATCCGGCGGACTTTCTTCTACATGCCGTTCGAACATGCGGAAGACCTCGTCGAGCAGGATCGTTCGGTGGCGCTCTTTACTGCGCTCGGCGACGAAGAGTTCCGTGATTATGCGCTTCGCCACCGCGACGTGATCGCGACATATGGGCGTTTTCCGCATCGCAATGCCGTTATCGGGCGGCCGTCGAGCGAGGCCGAACTGGCCTATCTGGCGCTTCCCGGCTCCGGTTTCTGA
- a CDS encoding mechanosensitive ion channel family protein — MRLTHWLFRTVLLLSLAVAGLHVDGKAAFAQAVQPAAEAQTQEAPAQAAPTQPAPAQAVATEAPLASSALDQALKDIDKAKNQLVSLQDRVKQNADNDDALVELAGQTDELGRGVIATSVSLRPRFDQIKSRLTELGEPPKDGQPPEAQIVADERNALTSERSQINAVTGDAENLSIAITKLSNVITATRRQLFADTLFRRTEISVSVFDDATSAFVQEVSEFSQTFSSWITFVWKFKSLSLFAAIFLSLATALILLSGGYRLFGQYLRRDVHVEEPSYISRLAFAFWSTLIRTAALDVLLVTSLIFLDGFNVLRSDITPVIGALFGSIGLVYFVGRFVNAVFAPNDPSWRLVRLSNLGARSVGYCLIAMAVVNALDYLFGAIGEAMGSPLVLTVVRSLLAALIIGLILIAVSFGKPMLAKNGDPDAPGRHWPRGMAILLRVFGAGLILAALSGYVGLARFVATQLIITSAIIVTTYIGLLLGKAISRQDNFGDTFLGRFLETRFKLGPVAIDQVGLVVGLLIYAVALLTGIPLILLLWGFHVQDLQLLAYRLFTEVRLGGISISLVGIFTGILLFAGGYLATRWVQKWLDSNVMARSHVDLGVRNSVKTGIGYLGVGVAAIFGISAAGIDLSNLALVASALSVGIGFGLQNIVSNFVSGLILLVERPFKVGDHVVSGTAEGIVKRISVRATEIETFRKQSIIVPNSELINGLVGNWTHRNKLGRSEIPVSVSYEADPRKVMDILLELTAAVPLILRNPEPHVEFLRFGPYSLDFELRFFLADMGDGLTVRNDLRIEILRRFKAEGIEIPLPQSDLTIHRQANADAEKVLVQKPDEPEEATAEDEVKEIEMVEDERPVRQLRGKTADGKLKG; from the coding sequence TTGCGCTTGACACACTGGCTGTTTCGCACCGTTCTTCTGTTGTCGCTGGCTGTTGCCGGCCTGCATGTCGATGGAAAGGCCGCTTTCGCACAGGCCGTACAACCTGCGGCCGAGGCCCAGACGCAAGAGGCTCCGGCGCAGGCAGCACCAACCCAGCCAGCACCAGCTCAGGCGGTTGCAACCGAGGCGCCCCTTGCCAGCAGCGCGCTCGATCAGGCGCTGAAGGATATCGACAAGGCGAAGAACCAGCTTGTTTCGCTGCAGGACCGCGTCAAGCAGAATGCCGACAATGACGACGCTCTCGTAGAGCTTGCCGGCCAGACGGATGAACTCGGCCGCGGCGTTATAGCCACGTCCGTCAGCTTGCGCCCGCGTTTCGATCAGATCAAGAGCCGCCTGACCGAGCTTGGCGAGCCGCCGAAGGACGGGCAGCCGCCGGAAGCGCAGATCGTTGCCGACGAGCGCAACGCGCTGACATCAGAACGCTCGCAGATCAATGCCGTCACGGGTGACGCGGAGAACCTGTCGATCGCAATCACCAAGCTTTCCAACGTGATCACGGCGACGCGCCGCCAGCTCTTTGCCGATACGCTGTTCCGGCGCACCGAAATCTCCGTCTCCGTTTTCGACGATGCGACCAGTGCCTTCGTTCAGGAAGTGAGCGAGTTTTCCCAGACGTTTTCGAGCTGGATCACCTTCGTCTGGAAGTTCAAGAGCCTGTCGCTCTTTGCGGCGATCTTCCTGTCGCTCGCGACGGCCCTGATCCTGCTTTCCGGCGGCTACCGGCTTTTCGGCCAGTATCTGCGGCGCGACGTCCATGTCGAAGAACCGTCCTATATCAGCCGCCTTGCCTTTGCCTTCTGGTCGACGCTGATCCGCACGGCCGCGCTCGATGTGCTGCTGGTGACGTCGCTGATCTTCCTCGACGGCTTCAATGTGCTCAGGAGCGACATCACGCCTGTCATCGGCGCGCTCTTCGGCTCGATCGGCCTCGTTTACTTCGTCGGCCGCTTCGTCAACGCCGTCTTTGCGCCGAATGATCCGTCGTGGCGGCTGGTGCGGCTTTCCAATCTCGGCGCTCGCTCGGTCGGCTATTGCCTGATCGCCATGGCCGTCGTCAACGCGCTCGACTATCTCTTCGGCGCCATCGGTGAGGCGATGGGATCGCCGCTGGTTCTGACCGTCGTGCGCAGCCTGCTTGCTGCGCTGATCATCGGTCTCATCCTGATCGCCGTGTCCTTCGGAAAGCCGATGCTGGCGAAGAATGGCGATCCCGATGCGCCCGGCCGCCATTGGCCTCGTGGCATGGCGATCCTGCTGCGGGTCTTCGGCGCAGGCCTCATCCTTGCGGCGCTCTCGGGTTACGTGGGCCTGGCGCGTTTCGTCGCCACCCAGCTCATCATCACCAGCGCCATCATCGTGACGACCTATATCGGCCTGCTGCTCGGCAAGGCGATCTCGCGGCAGGATAATTTCGGCGATACGTTCCTCGGGCGTTTCCTGGAAACCCGCTTCAAGCTCGGGCCGGTGGCGATCGATCAGGTGGGGCTGGTCGTCGGCCTGCTGATCTATGCGGTGGCGCTCCTGACCGGCATTCCGCTCATCCTGCTGCTCTGGGGCTTTCATGTGCAGGATCTGCAGCTGCTTGCCTATCGGCTGTTTACCGAGGTGCGGCTCGGTGGCATCAGCATTTCGCTCGTCGGCATCTTCACCGGCATCCTGCTCTTTGCCGGCGGCTATCTTGCGACGCGCTGGGTGCAGAAGTGGCTGGACAGCAATGTCATGGCGCGCAGCCACGTCGATCTCGGGGTGCGCAATTCGGTCAAGACGGGCATCGGTTATCTCGGCGTCGGTGTGGCGGCGATCTTCGGCATTTCGGCGGCGGGCATCGACCTTTCCAACCTTGCACTCGTCGCCTCGGCGCTGTCGGTCGGTATCGGTTTCGGCCTGCAGAACATCGTGTCCAACTTCGTCTCCGGCCTGATCCTGCTCGTCGAGCGCCCCTTCAAGGTGGGCGACCACGTCGTTTCGGGAACGGCCGAAGGCATCGTCAAGCGCATCTCGGTGCGCGCGACCGAAATCGAGACCTTCCGCAAGCAATCGATCATCGTGCCGAATTCGGAGCTCATCAACGGGCTCGTCGGCAACTGGACACATCGCAACAAGCTCGGACGTTCGGAAATCCCGGTTTCCGTCAGCTATGAGGCCGATCCGCGCAAGGTGATGGATATTCTGCTGGAACTGACGGCTGCCGTGCCGCTGATCCTGCGCAATCCGGAACCGCATGTCGAGTTCCTGCGCTTCGGCCCTTACTCGCTCGATTTCGAGCTGCGCTTCTTCCTGGCCGACATGGGTGACGGCCTGACGGTGCGCAACGATCTCAGGATCGAAATCCTGAGGCGCTTCAAGGCGGAGGGCATCGAGATTCCGCTGCCGCAGAGCGATCTGACTATCCATCGTCAGGCGAATGCGGATGCGGAAAAGGTGCTTGTCCAGAAGCCTGACGAGCCAGAAGAGGCCACGGCGGAAGACGAGGTCAAGGAAATAGAGATGGTAGAAGACGAGCGGCCGGTGCGGCAATTGCGCGGCAAGACGGCGGACGGCAAGCTCAAAGGCTGA